In the Candidatus Electrothrix sp. GW3-4 genome, one interval contains:
- a CDS encoding DUF1566 domain-containing protein, translated as MGLFNALNLNGNPTTVDWEMTPEYSFGTFESWGGRERVRSSNERIYYFFVDAWGEQPKLCLMERGIKHARIVAEIKAPPEMMQRCVQKQGKVALFERTHAINGELKQWLIDNIMDTDDTSRVIPLKEEDQRDHLGATGLPGSEEPLPENLPAHISLPSTTLEFVEEEADKMIKEYNFTDQKRNPDGLFKNYLVDNGDGLTVTDVVTGLMWQRAGLDIMSHRMLRKEIEAINNKGLAGHNDWRMPTLPEAMSLLDNELNSKKLYLHPAFSADQPFIMVDTERRPGGQWFVDYKQGSAYWASATIPGGFGRLCRNV; from the coding sequence ATGGGGCTTTTCAATGCATTGAATCTGAACGGTAATCCGACAACCGTAGACTGGGAAATGACCCCGGAATACAGCTTCGGTACCTTTGAGAGTTGGGGTGGTCGGGAGAGAGTTCGCAGTAGCAATGAGCGGATCTATTATTTTTTTGTCGACGCCTGGGGAGAGCAGCCTAAGCTCTGTTTAATGGAGCGCGGTATTAAACATGCCAGGATCGTCGCGGAAATCAAGGCCCCGCCTGAAATGATGCAACGCTGTGTGCAGAAACAAGGGAAGGTGGCCCTTTTTGAGCGGACTCATGCCATTAACGGAGAACTCAAACAGTGGTTGATTGATAATATAATGGACACTGATGATACCTCACGGGTTATTCCTCTGAAGGAGGAAGATCAGCGGGACCATCTGGGGGCCACAGGTCTTCCTGGGAGTGAGGAGCCGCTCCCTGAGAATCTTCCGGCGCATATTAGCTTGCCTTCCACAACCCTTGAGTTTGTCGAGGAAGAGGCGGACAAGATGATCAAAGAGTATAATTTCACTGATCAGAAGCGTAACCCCGATGGTCTGTTCAAGAATTATTTAGTAGATAACGGTGATGGCTTAACAGTGACCGATGTGGTCACTGGCCTGATGTGGCAACGGGCTGGACTGGATATCATGAGCCACCGTATGCTCCGTAAAGAGATAGAGGCCATCAATAATAAGGGCCTTGCTGGTCATAACGACTGGAGAATGCCGACCCTGCCAGAGGCCATGTCTCTTTTGGACAACGAGTTGAACAGTAAAAAACTCTACCTCCATCCTGCATTTTCTGCTGATCAGCCCTTTATTATGGTGGATACTGAACGGAGACCAGGGGGGCAGTGGTTTGTTGATTACAAACAGGGCAGTGCCTATTGGGCATCAGCAACTATCCCCGGAGGGTTTGGGCGACTTTGTCGTAACGTTTAA
- the pth gene encoding aminoacyl-tRNA hydrolase yields the protein MADSHYLIVGLGNPGVKYELTRHNAGFLTVDDFADQHNCALNTEKWQGLYCSERINGQRVLLLKPQTFMNKSGESVIRFVDFYQIPLQHILVIYDDIDLPKGKIKVAAKGGAGGHNGIRSLIQHLGTSTFSRLKIGVGRPERDEQGRGIPVDRYVLANFTDEELALFNDRLALMHEATSLFLQQGVAQCMNMINGR from the coding sequence ATGGCTGATTCCCACTACCTGATTGTCGGGTTAGGCAACCCAGGAGTAAAATACGAACTGACCCGCCATAACGCAGGATTTCTCACTGTCGATGATTTTGCTGATCAACATAACTGCGCGCTTAATACGGAGAAATGGCAGGGTCTCTATTGTTCCGAACGCATAAACGGACAGCGCGTCCTACTTCTCAAACCCCAGACCTTTATGAATAAATCCGGGGAGAGCGTGATTCGTTTTGTTGATTTCTACCAAATTCCCCTCCAACATATCCTGGTCATTTATGATGATATTGATCTTCCCAAAGGGAAGATAAAGGTGGCAGCCAAAGGCGGAGCTGGCGGACATAACGGCATTCGTTCTCTGATCCAACATCTTGGCACTTCCACCTTCTCTCGCCTTAAAATAGGCGTTGGGCGTCCTGAACGCGACGAGCAGGGCCGGGGCATACCGGTTGACCGCTATGTGCTGGCCAATTTTACCGATGAAGAGCTTGCTCTGTTCAACGATCGCCTTGCCCTGATGCATGAGGCCACGAGCCTCTTTCTTCAGCAGGGTGTGGCTCAATGCATGAACATGATAAACGGGCGCTGA
- a CDS encoding MFS transporter, with translation MSIHNKGLAAAIRRSALFVKKGGEGMKKLGKQVWGWALYDWANSAFATTVMAGFFPIFFKQYWSVGADVNTSTAQLGFANAIASLIVAAMAPLLGAIADRGSAKKRLLLLFAYLGVLMTASLFFVQQGQWLWAVFVYSMGIIGFSGANIFYDSLLPGVAKKDNIDYISSLGFSLGYLGGGVLFLINVLMTLYPKVFGLADAGEAVRWSFLTVALWWGGFTLFTLFWVEEEKKAVESRSVMQSIREGGRQFVETFHEIRHLKTIFLFLLAYWFYIDGVDTIVRMAVDYGLSLGFVSNDLIIALLIVQFVGFPAALLFGKLGQSWGVRKSIFLGIGIYMLITLWGVMMESKQEFYILAGAIGLAQGGIQALSRSFYSRLIPADKPAEYYGFYNMLGKFAAILGPALMGSVGLLVRRLLMPPTPTAEQVETVGRIASRWGIGSLLLLFLIGGVLLYFVDEEKGKQEALCLAGGEGAQAKERVA, from the coding sequence ATGAGCATTCATAATAAAGGCCTTGCAGCAGCAATAAGGAGAAGTGCGTTGTTTGTCAAAAAAGGAGGGGAGGGGATGAAGAAACTGGGGAAACAGGTATGGGGCTGGGCCCTGTATGATTGGGCAAATTCCGCTTTTGCAACAACAGTGATGGCGGGTTTTTTCCCGATTTTTTTTAAACAGTACTGGAGCGTTGGCGCGGATGTCAATACGAGTACGGCCCAGCTCGGTTTCGCTAATGCCATTGCGAGTTTGATTGTCGCGGCAATGGCCCCGCTCCTGGGCGCTATCGCTGACAGAGGGAGCGCTAAGAAGCGTCTGCTCCTGCTCTTTGCCTATCTCGGCGTCTTGATGACTGCATCCCTGTTTTTTGTCCAACAGGGGCAATGGCTCTGGGCGGTTTTTGTTTATTCCATGGGGATTATCGGCTTTTCCGGGGCGAATATTTTTTATGATTCCCTGCTGCCGGGCGTGGCGAAAAAAGACAATATTGATTACATCTCCAGCCTTGGTTTTTCCCTGGGCTATCTCGGAGGAGGGGTGCTTTTTTTGATCAATGTCCTGATGACCTTGTACCCCAAGGTATTTGGACTTGCCGATGCTGGCGAGGCAGTGCGCTGGTCTTTTCTGACCGTGGCCCTCTGGTGGGGAGGCTTCACCCTCTTTACCCTTTTCTGGGTTGAGGAGGAAAAGAAGGCGGTTGAGAGCCGCTCTGTTATGCAGTCCATCAGGGAGGGGGGGCGACAGTTTGTCGAAACATTTCATGAGATTCGTCATCTGAAGACCATTTTTCTTTTTCTCCTGGCCTACTGGTTCTATATCGACGGAGTGGATACCATAGTGCGGATGGCCGTCGATTATGGCCTGTCCCTGGGGTTTGTCTCCAACGACCTCATTATTGCTCTGCTGATTGTCCAGTTTGTCGGCTTTCCGGCCGCATTGCTGTTCGGTAAGCTCGGGCAGTCCTGGGGAGTGCGTAAATCCATCTTCCTGGGAATTGGGATCTATATGTTGATCACCCTTTGGGGGGTCATGATGGAGAGCAAGCAGGAGTTTTATATCCTGGCCGGGGCCATTGGTCTGGCGCAGGGGGGGATTCAAGCCCTGAGCCGTTCTTTTTATTCACGTCTGATTCCGGCGGATAAGCCTGCTGAGTACTATGGCTTTTATAATATGCTCGGCAAGTTTGCCGCCATCTTAGGACCGGCCTTGATGGGGAGTGTCGGCCTTTTGGTTCGTCGCCTACTTATGCCTCCCACACCCACGGCAGAACAGGTGGAAACAGTGGGCAGGATTGCCTCACGCTGGGGGATCGGCTCTCTTCTCCTGCTCTTTCTTATCGGCGGTGTCTTGTTGTACTTTGTGGATGAAGAGAAGGGGAAGCAAGAGGCCCTGTGCCTGGCTGGAGGAGAAGGCGCGCAGGCTAAGGAAAGAGTCGCGTAA
- a CDS encoding Fic family protein: MASPPALDIALRTVHARFDKLNTESFIPRLRQLHSEEYQRLFVQLPCILHYYLFEDIFANAGSYRQSQDPNNGLVLFGSRQQFQGTPPGGIKAEVQGAISHLIPRTEVPVYQAVKFYQHFVQIHPFYDANGRIGRFLLEIYLNLHGIGMEWKKLYANEKWLKKLNDCHRRRSSPEYKRYLGFLVSHWQKYTFYEECCF; encoded by the coding sequence GTGGCTAGCCCTCCAGCACTTGATATCGCTCTCCGGACCGTTCACGCCCGCTTTGACAAATTAAATACAGAGAGCTTTATCCCCAGACTCAGGCAGCTCCATTCAGAGGAATACCAACGACTCTTTGTCCAGCTCCCCTGTATTCTCCATTACTACCTCTTTGAGGACATCTTTGCCAACGCAGGATCCTATCGCCAGAGTCAGGACCCTAATAATGGCCTTGTTCTCTTTGGATCGCGCCAGCAATTTCAGGGCACTCCACCAGGAGGCATTAAGGCTGAGGTGCAGGGTGCGATATCCCATCTCATCCCCCGAACAGAGGTGCCCGTGTATCAGGCCGTCAAATTTTATCAGCATTTTGTCCAGATCCACCCGTTTTATGATGCCAACGGCAGGATAGGTCGCTTTCTCCTTGAGATCTATCTCAATCTGCATGGGATTGGCATGGAGTGGAAAAAACTCTATGCCAATGAAAAATGGCTCAAGAAACTCAATGACTGCCACAGAAGAAGGAGCTCGCCTGAATATAAACGTTACCTCGGCTTCTTGGTTTCACACTGGCAGAAATATACTTTTTACGAAGAATGTTGCTTTTAG
- a CDS encoding CarD family transcriptional regulator, producing MSKGKGKTMFVAGDMAVYPSHGVGRIEDIEVQTIGGIDQSFYVLKILNNDMTIMIPTATSENVGLRPIISKNEVKKVIDILKDRDIKVSSQTWNRRYRDYMEKIKTGSVFEVAVVLRDLLLLKGDKDLSYGERKMMDTAKTLLIKEISLAKKVEEDKVAKQIDSIFE from the coding sequence ATGAGTAAAGGTAAGGGTAAAACTATGTTTGTGGCAGGTGATATGGCAGTGTACCCTTCACATGGCGTCGGTCGAATTGAAGATATTGAGGTGCAGACCATCGGGGGGATTGATCAATCATTTTATGTCCTCAAAATCCTTAATAATGATATGACGATCATGATCCCAACCGCTACCAGCGAGAACGTTGGTCTCAGACCTATTATTTCCAAAAACGAAGTAAAAAAAGTCATTGATATCCTCAAGGATCGCGACATCAAGGTCAGTTCCCAAACCTGGAACAGACGATATCGCGACTACATGGAGAAAATAAAAACCGGTTCTGTTTTTGAAGTGGCCGTGGTCCTCCGTGACCTGCTCCTGCTCAAAGGGGACAAGGATCTTTCCTACGGTGAGCGCAAGATGATGGATACCGCCAAGACCCTGCTTATCAAAGAGATCTCCCTTGCCAAGAAGGTTGAAGAGGACAAGGTCGCAAAACAGATCGATAGCATCTTTGAATGA
- a CDS encoding RluA family pseudouridine synthase — protein sequence MRLDHYLALHFSEHSRSSLGKHIRSSHILVNDKQVKPGYRVHPGDIVQVDFPPLVAENEPQAQPVDFGVLYEDQSLLVINKPPGLVVHPAAGHADNTLVNGLLHRYNDMASLEGGRPGIVHRLDKDTSGIILVARTEQVQAMLSAAFKERKVRKTYHALLVRPPAELSGRLVAPIGRHPVHRKKMAIRPDGRYAATVWNILETFSNGLCFAEIGIETGRTHQIRVHMSSLHAPVAGDHLYGGKLENTSEVVAQRQFLHASTLVFTHPVTDEECQFTAPLWPDMEQVLSQLRERNKNADHGS from the coding sequence ATGCGCCTTGATCATTATCTGGCCCTCCATTTTTCCGAGCATTCACGCTCCAGCCTTGGCAAACATATACGTTCATCCCACATCCTGGTGAACGACAAGCAGGTGAAACCAGGGTACCGCGTACACCCTGGCGATATTGTTCAGGTAGATTTTCCCCCGCTTGTTGCGGAAAACGAACCGCAGGCCCAGCCTGTGGATTTCGGGGTGCTCTATGAAGATCAGAGCCTGCTTGTCATCAACAAACCACCAGGACTTGTTGTTCACCCTGCTGCTGGACACGCTGATAACACCCTGGTCAATGGCCTGCTCCACCGCTATAATGACATGGCATCCCTTGAGGGGGGCAGACCAGGTATTGTCCATCGCTTAGACAAGGACACCTCAGGTATTATACTGGTGGCCCGAACAGAGCAGGTCCAGGCCATGCTATCAGCGGCCTTTAAAGAACGCAAGGTCCGCAAGACCTATCATGCCCTGCTCGTACGCCCCCCTGCTGAGCTCAGCGGCCGTCTTGTTGCTCCCATTGGCAGGCATCCGGTTCATCGTAAAAAAATGGCCATTCGCCCGGATGGGCGCTATGCAGCAACGGTCTGGAATATCCTGGAGACCTTTTCCAACGGTCTCTGCTTTGCAGAAATAGGGATAGAGACAGGTCGCACCCATCAAATCCGGGTTCATATGTCCTCGTTACATGCCCCGGTGGCAGGAGATCACCTGTACGGGGGGAAACTGGAGAACACATCGGAAGTGGTCGCGCAGCGGCAGTTCCTCCACGCCTCGACCCTTGTCTTCACCCATCCGGTAACTGACGAGGAATGCCAGTTCACAGCGCCATTATGGCCGGATATGGAACAGGTGCTCAGTCAGTTACGAGAACGCAATAAGAACGCCGATCATGGGTCCTAA
- the prmC gene encoding peptide chain release factor N(5)-glutamine methyltransferase, with product MLVHQLLRSATSTLAEAGLEDSALEAELLLRHCLDISRSKLFLLHDQSVEQKTEYRFRELLQRRCQREPLQYIIGSCEFWSLEFFVSPAVLIPRPETEFLLEHCFATLLHNAATGQQPQRILDLCTGSGAIAVVLAKKFPQSRVIASDFSQEALRVANKNISCHKLDDRIHLLRADLLTAFSCTPLFDLIVTNPPYVKADDILTLEPEVRDWEPHLALSGGKRGLDSIARICQDTLPLLQPGGWLFMEIGADIRQEVEQVFLKNGGYEQVRVVDDWAGRPRVLQARRQS from the coding sequence ATGCTGGTTCATCAGCTTCTTCGCTCGGCAACAAGTACCCTTGCTGAGGCCGGGCTTGAAGACAGCGCCCTTGAGGCGGAACTCCTTCTTCGTCATTGCCTTGATATTTCCCGCAGCAAGCTCTTTCTCCTCCACGATCAGTCTGTTGAGCAAAAAACAGAATACCGTTTCCGAGAATTACTTCAGCGCCGCTGCCAGCGTGAACCTCTTCAGTATATTATCGGCAGCTGTGAATTCTGGTCCCTGGAGTTCTTTGTCAGCCCGGCGGTCCTGATTCCCCGCCCGGAGACCGAATTTCTTCTTGAGCATTGTTTTGCCACGTTGCTGCACAATGCGGCAACCGGACAACAACCGCAGCGTATCCTGGATCTCTGCACGGGGAGCGGGGCCATTGCTGTTGTCCTGGCCAAAAAGTTTCCCCAAAGCAGAGTCATTGCCAGCGATTTTTCCCAGGAAGCTCTTAGGGTAGCCAACAAAAATATTTCCTGCCATAAGCTGGATGATCGGATCCACTTGCTCCGGGCCGACCTGCTGACCGCTTTTTCCTGCACACCGCTCTTTGATCTCATTGTCACCAATCCCCCGTATGTCAAAGCGGACGATATATTGACTCTTGAACCGGAAGTACGGGACTGGGAACCGCACCTGGCCCTGTCCGGCGGTAAGCGCGGCCTGGACAGCATTGCCCGGATCTGCCAAGATACCCTCCCCCTCTTGCAACCAGGCGGCTGGCTTTTCATGGAGATCGGGGCGGATATCAGGCAGGAGGTGGAGCAGGTATTTCTGAAGAATGGCGGCTATGAGCAGGTCAGGGTGGTGGATGATTGGGCTGGACGCCCCAGGGTCTTGCAGGCGCGGCGGCAGAGCTAA
- a CDS encoding serine hydrolase, with translation MTGINRHITSKSAIILDAKTGETIFAKAPDNPRQPASTIKVLTGMIAIKRLKDNEKIGISRHAEKMPRSKVYLSTRKKYKANDLINAVLLASANDASVALAEKIAGSEADFAKLMTLHARLWGAKNTICRTASGLTAKGQQSTARDLAQIFRHAMQDKEFAHRMKRTKIKTSYGKLLRNHNRALWQVKGTLAGKTGYTNLARQTYVGQFQRGDDTIVVAIMGSETMWRDIKRLVEYGFQKKEQIRLAQLAKTEKES, from the coding sequence GTGACCGGCATTAACCGGCATATCACCTCAAAAAGCGCTATTATCCTGGATGCGAAAACGGGCGAGACCATCTTTGCCAAGGCCCCGGATAATCCCCGTCAACCGGCATCCACCATCAAGGTACTGACCGGCATGATCGCCATAAAACGTCTAAAGGATAACGAAAAAATCGGGATAAGTCGGCATGCGGAAAAAATGCCAAGGTCCAAGGTCTACTTGAGCACCAGGAAAAAATACAAGGCTAACGATCTGATCAACGCCGTCCTCCTCGCTTCAGCAAACGACGCCAGCGTTGCTCTGGCAGAAAAAATTGCTGGCAGTGAGGCCGATTTTGCCAAGTTAATGACCCTGCATGCGCGGCTCTGGGGGGCAAAAAATACCATCTGCCGCACAGCATCTGGATTGACTGCCAAGGGACAGCAATCCACGGCCCGGGATCTCGCTCAGATTTTCCGACACGCTATGCAGGATAAGGAATTTGCCCACCGCATGAAACGGACAAAGATCAAAACCTCCTATGGCAAACTCCTCCGCAATCATAACAGGGCGCTTTGGCAGGTGAAGGGCACTCTGGCAGGTAAAACCGGTTACACCAATCTCGCTCGGCAAACCTATGTGGGCCAATTTCAACGGGGAGATGATACTATTGTTGTCGCCATCATGGGCAGTGAAACCATGTGGCGGGATATTAAGCGACTGGTTGAGTACGGCTTTCAGAAAAAAGAGCAAATCAGGTTGGCACAACTTGCCAAGACCGAAAAAGAGAGCTGA
- the rho gene encoding transcription termination factor Rho: MNPTELKNKNIKELVALAASLKIEGYSSMRKQELIFAILKSQADEDGKLRGSGVLDVLQDGFGFLRAPDYNYLPGPDDIYVSPSQIRRLNLRTGDTIEGEVRAPKENERYFALLKVDKVNYEDPEASNNKTLFVNLTPLHPEEQINLEDEPDNYSTRIMNMVSPLGKGQRGLIVAPPRTGKTVLMQQIARAIVKNHKEIIPIVLLIDERPEEVTDMKRSVDAEVVSSTFDEPPQRHIQVAEMVIEKARRLVEHKKDVVILLDSITRLARAYNTVTPASGKILSGGVEANALHRPKRFFGAARNIEEGGSLTILATALIETGSRMDDVIFEEFKGTGNMEIVLDRKMSDRRIYPAINIQKSGTRKEDLLLSSEEMNRMWILRKLLSSMNPADAMEFLLGKMEQTKTNAEFFASMNS; this comes from the coding sequence ATGAATCCTACTGAGTTAAAGAATAAAAATATCAAAGAACTTGTCGCACTGGCAGCATCTTTAAAGATTGAAGGATACAGCTCCATGCGGAAACAGGAGCTCATCTTCGCCATTCTCAAATCGCAGGCCGATGAGGACGGCAAACTTCGCGGGAGCGGAGTACTGGACGTATTACAGGATGGATTTGGCTTCCTCAGAGCACCGGATTATAACTATCTTCCCGGCCCTGATGATATCTACGTCTCCCCTTCCCAAATTCGGCGCCTCAACCTGCGGACAGGCGACACGATTGAGGGAGAAGTCAGAGCACCCAAGGAAAATGAACGCTATTTCGCCCTCCTGAAGGTTGACAAGGTCAATTACGAAGATCCAGAGGCCTCCAATAATAAGACCCTCTTTGTTAACCTGACGCCCTTGCACCCTGAAGAACAGATCAATCTTGAGGATGAGCCGGATAATTATTCTACCAGAATAATGAATATGGTCTCCCCGCTGGGAAAAGGACAGCGCGGCCTGATCGTGGCACCGCCCCGGACCGGTAAAACAGTCCTTATGCAGCAAATTGCTCGGGCTATTGTCAAGAATCATAAGGAGATAATCCCCATTGTCCTGCTGATCGACGAGCGACCGGAAGAGGTCACAGATATGAAGCGCAGCGTGGATGCAGAGGTGGTCAGCTCCACCTTTGACGAGCCACCCCAGCGTCATATCCAGGTGGCGGAGATGGTTATTGAAAAGGCCAGACGACTGGTCGAACATAAAAAAGATGTCGTCATCCTGCTGGACTCTATCACCCGACTGGCCCGTGCCTATAATACCGTCACCCCGGCATCCGGCAAGATCCTCTCCGGTGGTGTGGAGGCCAATGCCCTGCATCGTCCGAAACGGTTTTTCGGCGCAGCCCGAAACATTGAAGAAGGCGGCAGCCTGACCATCCTTGCCACCGCCCTGATCGAGACCGGCAGCCGGATGGATGATGTTATTTTTGAGGAATTCAAGGGAACTGGTAATATGGAGATTGTCCTGGATCGCAAGATGTCTGACCGCAGGATCTATCCGGCCATCAATATCCAAAAATCCGGCACCCGAAAAGAAGACCTGCTCCTGTCATCAGAGGAGATGAACCGGATGTGGATCCTACGCAAACTGCTTTCCTCTATGAATCCAGCTGATGCCATGGAATTCCTGCTCGGCAAGATGGAGCAAACCAAGACCAATGCGGAATTCTTTGCTTCAATGAATAGCTAA
- the rpmE gene encoding 50S ribosomal protein L31 gives MKPDIHPEYHKIKAKCACGNEVELGSVNESIEVEICSACHPFFTGKQKLVDTAGRIEKFKKKYAKHLAQKKA, from the coding sequence ATGAAACCGGATATCCATCCTGAATATCATAAGATCAAGGCAAAATGTGCCTGCGGTAATGAAGTAGAGCTGGGCTCTGTGAACGAGAGCATAGAGGTGGAAATTTGTTCCGCCTGCCATCCTTTTTTCACCGGTAAGCAAAAACTGGTTGACACCGCCGGTCGCATTGAAAAATTCAAGAAAAAATACGCCAAGCATCTCGCCCAGAAAAAAGCGTAG
- the coaE gene encoding dephospho-CoA kinase (Dephospho-CoA kinase (CoaE) performs the final step in coenzyme A biosynthesis.): MGPKRPARQRQNEGGQRVIGITGGIGSGKSRVCSFLAEKYNLPLINLDRVCRDLLQPQEAGWQALRVLLPSVYFSKNEELDRQRLRQRLFTDSVLRSQVDRILHPLACQEMKKQLSSFSGPVLAEIPLLFEAGWQESVDLILVVYADTAVRLQRIMQRDQVSKEQAQQAIAAQQSLREKAAAANHVLDNSGPWEHTCSQVQNLLSSGAFWGP, encoded by the coding sequence ATGGGTCCTAAACGTCCCGCCCGTCAACGACAGAACGAGGGCGGACAGCGAGTCATCGGGATCACAGGTGGGATTGGATCAGGAAAAAGCAGGGTCTGTTCCTTTCTCGCTGAAAAATATAACTTACCGCTGATTAACCTCGACAGAGTCTGTCGTGACCTCCTTCAGCCCCAGGAAGCTGGCTGGCAGGCCCTCCGGGTTCTTCTACCAAGTGTATACTTCAGTAAAAACGAAGAACTCGACCGACAGCGCTTGCGCCAGCGGCTTTTTACGGATTCCGTCTTACGGAGTCAGGTTGACAGGATACTCCACCCCCTTGCCTGCCAGGAAATGAAGAAACAGCTCTCCAGCTTTTCCGGACCAGTTCTGGCTGAAATTCCCCTGCTTTTCGAGGCGGGTTGGCAGGAAAGCGTGGATCTGATCCTTGTTGTCTATGCAGATACAGCGGTGCGCTTGCAGCGTATTATGCAACGGGATCAAGTTAGCAAGGAGCAGGCCCAACAGGCCATCGCGGCCCAGCAATCGCTCCGTGAAAAGGCCGCAGCTGCGAATCATGTGCTGGACAATTCTGGCCCCTGGGAGCATACCTGTTCACAGGTACAGAACTTGTTGAGTTCTGGGGCCTTTTGGGGCCCATAA
- a CDS encoding type II toxin-antitoxin system antitoxin SocA domain-containing protein, with the protein MTEVPKAQPLHAIELAQFIIAAYPDKGITPMKLQKLAYYAKSWTLVAHHPFIQADFEKWTYGPVNASIYNAYKKHGADVIPLGRKPAGISPEQGQILTFILDNYVDYSAFTLSAMTHNEAPWLEAEESAVISDAAIFTYYSNQPFAKNFLKLQNAAQQPFHVLKSNSWHSFTLDMDKEEAETFATYPTAEDYQHQSQKAKHDFQNLLREIDELL; encoded by the coding sequence ATGACTGAAGTTCCCAAGGCCCAGCCTCTGCATGCCATAGAGCTGGCCCAGTTCATCATCGCCGCATATCCGGATAAAGGCATCACACCGATGAAGCTGCAAAAGCTAGCCTATTATGCCAAGTCATGGACTTTGGTGGCACATCATCCCTTTATCCAGGCCGATTTCGAAAAATGGACCTATGGCCCAGTGAACGCCTCTATCTATAATGCCTATAAAAAGCACGGGGCGGATGTCATCCCTCTGGGAAGAAAACCCGCAGGCATTAGCCCGGAACAGGGGCAAATCCTCACTTTTATTCTAGATAATTATGTCGATTATTCTGCTTTCACCCTCAGTGCAATGACCCATAATGAGGCTCCTTGGTTGGAAGCAGAAGAGAGTGCAGTTATCAGCGATGCGGCAATTTTCACCTATTATTCCAACCAGCCCTTTGCCAAAAATTTCCTCAAACTCCAGAATGCCGCCCAACAGCCCTTCCACGTCCTGAAATCCAATTCCTGGCATTCCTTCACCTTGGACATGGATAAAGAAGAGGCTGAAACCTTTGCCACCTATCCAACCGCAGAAGATTATCAGCATCAGAGCCAGAAAGCCAAGCATGATTTTCAAAACCTGCTGCGTGAGATAGACGAGCTGCTCTAA
- the prfA gene encoding peptide chain release factor 1, translated as MFENLVDIHEKLSALERQLSDPELLNDRTKYQETVREHSRVAKLNELYSAYSKVEQDLADNRELIHDADNDPEMAELAKEEMEALSEQKEELEKAIRLMLLPPDPNDEKNIFLEIRAGTGGDEAALFVADLYRMFARYAEAQGWKIEVMNSNPIGIGGFKELIALISGDKVYSRLKYESGVHRVQRVPETETQGRIHTSAVTVAIIPEAEEVDLQIAPNELKFDVYRSSGPGGQSVNTTDSAVRITHLPTGLVVTCQDEKSQHKNKAKALMVMRARLLDKLEQERHDKIAQDRKGQVGSGDRSERIRTYNFPQGRVTDHRINLTCYKLDQIISGDLDEIILPIITHYQTEALKDLD; from the coding sequence ATGTTTGAAAATCTTGTTGATATCCATGAAAAGCTTTCCGCCTTGGAGCGCCAGCTTTCTGACCCGGAGTTGCTCAACGATCGGACAAAATATCAGGAAACCGTTCGTGAGCACTCCCGCGTTGCCAAGCTGAATGAACTCTACTCAGCCTATAGCAAGGTTGAGCAGGATCTAGCGGATAACCGCGAGCTGATTCACGATGCAGATAACGATCCCGAAATGGCGGAACTGGCCAAGGAGGAAATGGAAGCGCTGTCTGAGCAAAAAGAAGAGCTGGAAAAGGCCATTCGTTTAATGCTCCTGCCCCCTGATCCCAACGATGAGAAGAATATCTTCCTGGAGATCCGGGCCGGTACAGGTGGTGACGAGGCAGCCCTCTTTGTTGCCGATCTTTACCGGATGTTTGCCAGGTATGCGGAGGCACAGGGCTGGAAAATTGAGGTCATGAATTCCAACCCCATCGGTATTGGTGGCTTTAAGGAACTGATTGCCTTGATCTCCGGCGATAAAGTCTACTCCCGCCTGAAATACGAATCCGGGGTGCATCGGGTCCAGCGGGTTCCAGAAACCGAGACCCAGGGCCGCATCCACACCTCAGCCGTGACGGTGGCGATTATCCCGGAAGCAGAAGAAGTGGATCTCCAGATTGCCCCCAACGAGCTGAAGTTCGATGTCTATCGCTCTTCCGGGCCAGGAGGCCAATCGGTCAACACCACAGACTCGGCTGTGCGGATTACCCATCTGCCCACGGGCTTGGTTGTGACCTGTCAGGATGAAAAATCACAGCATAAAAATAAGGCCAAGGCCCTGATGGTGATGCGGGCCCGTCTGCTGGATAAACTGGAACAGGAACGGCATGACAAGATTGCCCAGGACCGTAAGGGACAAGTCGGCAGCGGTGACCGCAGTGAACGCATCAGGACCTATAATTTTCCCCAAGGCCGAGTCACAGATCATCGTATCAACCTGACTTGCTATAAACTGGATCAGATCATATCCGGCGACCTTGATGAGATCATTCTGCCTATTATCACCCATTATCAGACCGAGGCCCTGAAAGATCTCGATTAA